AATCATGTTTCTGTGTGCATGACCACTTTGCTTCCTCAGTGGATGTGATTTATTTCATCAACCTTTAGACATCTTCAGTATAGACGTCTACAGCTGAGTTAGTTGCTCTAGGCATTATTTagagaaaatgaagtaaaacagacATTTGTAGGCTTTTGTGGATATAATCTATTTTAGATAAGTAATACAGGATGAAATGATTCACATCCTGGAATTGTCCATTTTTCTCCATATGCTATCAAGGGAGATGTGCCTGAGTAGCTTCAATGACATCAAAGAAGTTAATTTCccaaatttaatgaaaatgacCAGCCAGGCATAAAaagaacactttttattttttgagagggggaagggaagaggggaaaggaggctATTAGATCAACTTTTACTAAACATTCAAGAATTCACATGTGTTTCTTAGCTCTTCTTTTAACAGTAAGCCTAATCCTGAATTTTCTGATTAGGGCTAACAAGGTATTTCAGTTCAGCGTAATACTAAAATGAATTCTGAGAACAAAACAGTGCAGAGTAAACTGAGTTGAGCTCACAAAAAAAACAGTGGGTTCCTCTCAACGttcaatactggggccaataaTATGAAACAACTTCATTAATCACATGGGTGAAGGGAcagagtacaccctcagcaagtttgcacatGACACAAAATTGAGAGAAGTGGCTCATACACCAGGCGGTTGTGCtactattcagagggacctcaacagcaTGGAGAAATGGACCAACAGGAACCGCATGAAGTTAAGCAAAAGGAAACTCCAAGTCGTGCCCCTGAGGAAGAATAGCTCCATACATTAGTACATGTTGGGGatcaactggctggaaagcagctttgcagagaagaacctgggggtcctgctAGACAACAAGTTGAATATCAGCCAACAATGTACGTTTGTGGCAAAGGTGGccaactgcatcctgggctgcagaagacagagcagcaggtcaagggaggtgatctttcccctctacaCAGCACTAACTGGAGTGCTGtctccagttctgggctccccagtacaagagagagatgaacatactggagcaagttcagAGAAGAGCCACTAAGATgcttaagggattggagcatctctcatatgaggaaagactgagagaactctgtctgttcagcctggagaagagaaggctcagggtgaATCTTATCAGTatgtacaaatacctgatgggaagaagatggaaccagactcttctcagtggtaacCAGGGAAAAGATGAGAGGCAgtaagcacaaactgaaatacaggaaattccattaaaacttgagaaaaaacttttttacagtgagggtagtcaaacactggaacagcttaCCTAGAGACATTGTGGATTCTCCACCCTTGGAGACATTCagaacccaactggacacagccctgagcagccttCTCTaagtgaccctgctctgagcaggaagaTTGagctagatgatctccagaggtcccattccaacctcaactattctgtgatccTGAGATCAAGATAACTAAGGCCTCCAGCAAGAACAGAATTCTGTGAGAGGGAAAATTTTAACTGAAGATAAATGAGACCCAAAGTGTAGAAATGGAAGGCACGGAAATTCAGACTAGAAGtgctttatgaaaataaatgtatagTATCATTGGCCTCTAATAGGAGATTGAACTCTAGAGCCAGAGAGGCAATTTCTAACCCTGTGTTTATGCAATGCATGTTTTTGACAGTCAAGATAAAACCACTTGATATAGCCACCTTTTATCATCCCTGATACCAATTTTAGCAGTTAGTTTTGCTTCAGAatctgggggcggggggaggtgtCAAGTCCCCTGTGCACAGGGATGCAGTGGTCCTTCCACTAGAAAAGCAAAGTCTTTATATACAAGTtaaaacaggaggaactggaaacCCATTCCCAGTCTGAGAGTTATGATACCACAGTAATCACAGAAACTTGGTGGGAAAACTCACATGACTGGAAGAGCACAATGGATGGCTACAGACTCTTTCAGAAagataggaagggaagaagaggaggtggagttgCACTTTATGTAAAAGAGAGTCCATGGTGGCCCCAGGAAGGGCCCAAAAGAGGACTCAGGAAGTCTTACTTTGGTTCCTGGGAGCAATGAAACAAGTCCTTCTCAAAGCTATAACTTACCAAATGAAGgaggtgattgggaaaagccagcatggatttacctgAGGCAAATCATGTCAGACTAACCTGATCATGTTCTACCACAAAATAACATATTCTGTTGACATAGGGAGAGCAGCGGATgctgtttacctggacttcagcaaaatgtttgatactgtttcccacagccttctcctggacaaactggtaAGATGCAAattggatgggggggggggggtgcaagatgggtaggaaattggctaacaggtTGCATTCAGAGGGTGGTCATCAATGGGTTTTACTTAGGCTGGCAACCTGTCCCAAGTGTGATCCTCCAGGGATAAATACTGGGCCCCACGCTGTTCAACGTCTTCATAAAttatctggatgatgggattgaaagcatcCTCACCAAGGTTGCTGATGACGCCAAACTGGGTGCTGTGGTGGACACATCAGAAaggagagccatcttacagagagacctggacaggctggaagagtgggttAGCAAGAAtggtatgaagtttaacaaagtgcaaagtcctgcacctgggatgacataaccaaagagcccagtacaggctaggacCTGTGTAGGTagggagcagctttgctgaaaggtACCTGTtatcctggtggacaacaagctgaacatgagtcagcagtgcgtTACTGCAGCAACAAAGGTAaatcggatcctgggctgcatctgcaggggcTAGCAGACATAGAGATGTAATCATCccactcagtgcttgtcaggccacacctggaatgctgtgtccagttctggtctccaCAGTTCGAGAAAGATGTGGACAGACTGGAGAAGGTCCAAAGGAGGACCACAAAGATCATCAATGGGCTGCAGAACCTGTCCTACAAGGGAAGACTGaagagttaggtcttttctccctggagaaaatGTTCAGACGGGACTTCATCACAATATTCCAGGACTTAAAGGgaggctacaaagaggatggaggctgtCTCTTTATGAGGAGCCGTATGGAGAAGACagggcaacaggtacaagttcCCTCGGAAGAGGTTTCATCTCgacataagaaatacatttttcaaagtgaGAACAATTATTCACTGGAACATCCTCCCCAAggacgtggtagagtccccatcactggagggtTTTAAGATGCGATTGGACAgagtgctagataatctcatctaggttTCCTTTCCCACGgtaggctggaccagatgatctttcaaggtcccttccaacctgggctgttctatgattttatgattctgtgataataaaCTATAGGAACAATTTATGAAATGTCATGGGAGAATCTCTATTCACAGAAATGTTATTACAGGATAGGATGTTGTTCTGAATCATTTACTCGGGTTTAAGGACAGCTCTTACACTTGAATGGAGAGTTGATTCAAGAGGTCTCAGTGTATATTAGGCGAGAGACGAATGACATGAGCATAGTAGGATCTAGTCTTTATCTTAGGATCCATGGTTTACTGATGACCTGAATGCAACCTTCTTCATTTGTAATGGTTATAACAATTATGCTAGTAACACTTGCTTTCTCATACAATAATTAGAGGTTCCCACTGTAATTAATTAAATTGTCATATCTGTCAACAAGTAAAATAAGACAAGTCTCATTTGGTGCCTTTCCAGTGTaaacaatataaaaatcacaCAACCTTAGGACAGTTTTGGTCGTACAGGACCTCTGAAGCTCATCTGGTGTAACACCATGTTCAAAGCATTGCCAAACTGAGAGTTAGATTAGATTTCTCAGCACCTTGtccagttttgaatatctccaaataTGCAAAATCTACCACCTCTCTAGTCAATCTGCTTCAGTGCTTAACAAGCCtcactgtaaaaattatttttctttatatctagttAGAGTTGCAATCTGTGGCCCTTACCTCATGTCCATGTTGTAAAAGAGTCCATCTCTGCCTTTCCCCTTGCCAACATAGTGGCCCTTTGCTACGCTTACTCCAGCTTGTtaatgtccttcttgtgctggggagtccaaaactggacacagtagtcCAGACAGTTTCAGAAGTGCTGAAAAAGCGGGTAGCGGGTATAATCACTGTTCTCAGTACTCTCACTACGTAGTGGCTAATGCAGCACAGTACATGGTTGGTCCTCACAGTTGCAAGGGTGCACTGTTTACTCATATGCAACTTGTCATCCACCAACAACCCTTAAGTGCTTTTTGTTAGAGCTGCTCCCTAGACAATTGGTGTCACCCGATTGTTTACTTTCAGATCATTTCTGTCAAATCGCTTCTCCAGCTTTTTGAGATTCCTCTGAACGGCGACCTTATTATTCAGCATATTGAGTGCTCCCTGCAATTTGGTGTCAACCACAAACTTGCTGACAGTGTGTTCCTTTCCATATAATTACGAAACAACAAATCACACCACTACCCTTCTGTCTGGTAGAGCCAATATACTGGTTTCCCAGGTAATGAAGAGCAAAAGATTGCTTTGAAGGCACACTTCACAAGGGCCTAGGTTAGGAATTGAGTGACTACGAGGAAGGAAGACCcgaatttaaatagaaaaatagcaACGTTTTATATAAAAGCAGACAATGACAGCTGCTCTGGCCAGTAATTACTTGAGACTAAATGTGGACAGAAGCAGTCGATGTGCACACAAACACCTTTCTGATCTGGCAGTATTTCCACCCATTCTCATCTTACTCCATGTACTCGGAAATGTTAAATCAAACTACTATAGGTGTTTTAATGCTAGTGCACACAATAATCTTTTAATCTTTATCCAATACTGGATATCaattaaagtatttaaagtatCAGTTACAGAAATATCCTTGTCTCCTTCTTTGACTTTTATACTCTAGGATCAACGTAAAGAAGCCAAAACATGAACAGGAACTTGGCCCAAGACTTTTTTTACCCCCACGGAAAAATCAATAGGCAAGATTCCATCTTGGTTACCTCGATGTCAGTCTGGAGACACCTCAGTAGACAACTGAGTTTATTTGCACTGCAGGAGATTAAGATCAAGTCTCACTACAACTGGATGTCTCAATCTTTAGCAGACAGCCTTTGTACCTGGCGTTCACATTGACTGCAAATTTCACATGTAAGGAGcaatacatacatacaaaacTCATTTCAGAGTATTTAATGTCTTCCAGGACAAGaagtaagaggaaataaaaatggaacacaaacaaacaacctcTTTTGTGGAAGAATGTGCACTTGACAATGTGCTGTTCTATCTGGTCACTATTTGAATTTTACAATACCTGTGACGCTGAGTCACCTTGTCCTATCAGGAAACAGAAGAGCTATAAATCACCCTCCGGTGAAGAACTCTGGTCACCTCCACAACCGGCTGAAGAAGGACGGAAGAAACTTCTGATCTTCCTGGAAACAAAAGGTAGGATTTGGattgatttgtttgtttaaagtattgcaattttttcttgtattaaaatGCAACCTATTGTCAGAAGATTTCTTGAACAATTTAGGACAGTCATAGAAAGAGGattttattcagtgaaaaataaGGATTACACAGGCAATAGTGTAACATGAgctgaaaaaaagggagagaaaattgATGAACAatcaaaaacagatgaaaagcCGCCTGTATGCAAGAAAGCAGTATCTTGGCACATTATATGTACatagagaaagagacagagacagaccGAACATACTGAATTGGCTATATATTCAGTTAAGTATATTCTATTGCTATATGTAGCTATCACCACTTATTTTCAGAGCAGGGAAATTACCTTCTGCAACTTACCACTCTTGTGCAAGGTGGCTGCTAAGCAGGACTTTGTGCAACAATGCTGTGCAAGTGAAATCACAGCTAGTATTATTCTATTTCAGGTGTTTTTCAAGGATAATAAAGAATAATGGGAATGTTCTTTTGTAATAGATATTCAGCTGTATGAATAATTTAGGATacaccttttttttgttgtttttagagGAGGGATGGGAAAAACATATTCACACAAGTTTGCTAAACTCATACAAACTAGGGATGCTAAAGCACCATCTTTCAGTGGCAGATCCCTGTACACAGATGGAGTTGCAGGAAAGTCAGTAAGACTTGGCACATGTCCTGATTTGTGTTTGAttgagggggaagaggggagggggacagagaGACTGATTTTAGGACCAGTGCCTAGAAATTAATGCAGAGCAATTAAATTTACATCTCATAAACTATAAGCATTTggttgaaatcagtgggattgCCAAAAGTATGTTAATATCATGGAGCAGGAAACCCACTGGGTCTTAAAAAGTATTCCAATGGCATTTTGAAACTTGTATCATGTATTAAATTACCAGTTATATTTAATTGTAAGTTAATTCATAGAAAATATTACAGTGAATGAATACTTTGCCCATGTCTTTAAGTTAGCTTCTTCAGTTTGGTTTGTAAAATAGAAAGCTTCACAATTTCAATGaagagttatttttcctttgaaacagagAATTTGTTTTTACATGTTTTAGGTGCAAAAAGGGTTGTTTTCTATTTGCATATCATCACATTTTTCACTCAAAAGACATATTTTTGCTTGTAATGTGAGTACAGCTAAAAATAACCCCCACCACTATTTACTTTCTAGTTAGAAATTAagtgaaagtaatattttttcatgttattgGCAGTATAAAGTTTTATTGCTAAATACCTAGGTCATATACACTGCAAAGTTTTGTAACGGCTCTGAGAAATAAGTGGTAGAAAAGTTACTAAGAAACAACTTCTGTGATCCTAAAGCACTTCAAGGAGGCATAGGTGATGTTGAAATTAAACATAAGTGACATAAGGCAATACCAAGAACAGGAAATCAATGACTTTTACACTGTTAATTACCAGTATGTTTTTCCCCCAGATCAACTAGATCTTTCCTCAACTACAAGTGCTTGGAATAAGCCAGCCTATTTTGAAGGCTGTGAGAGTTTAATTGTACAGATGTGGCCAGTCTGTCCAGTTTTTTGGCCTCTGAGCTACAGCTGCCCATAGTCACAGTCCACTTCAATCGGCTTTGCCCTTtagcagagctggagcagcagcagcccctgacTACAGGCTGGGGACTGTGCGTCACCTCCAGTGCAATGTAGGCAAGCTGGTGAAGAAAATGGGCCTTGCTGTACCATTTGGAAAAGGGTAGTTTTCCTTACCCTTGTGTTCTCTATGAGCCGGAGCACCTTGTGTTTTATATAAACTGGTTGCCTCAAGGTAAAGGGGCTTTGCTGAATATGGAAAGACCAGCAAATCCTATTGGTCTTTCCCCAAGAATGAATTAAAACTAAAACCAGCAGCCCCTCAAAACCAAATAAGAAGTTAAGCTAATAACGTACCTCTGTGGCAACATGCCCATAAATTCCCTTGAAGTGGGAGGCTgggaaaaatgccaaaataagTAAATTCCACTCTAGTCACCTGCTTGCCTACGCAAGGTACCTAAGCAGAAACAAGCTGAATGTAACTCCTGTGACTGATTGCAATCAGACCAGAACTTTGAAGTGACCTATTACCACCTGGATCACTGTAGTGGGACGGTATGGTGCTTTGAGCCTCCTAAGCAAGTAGAGTCTTGGAGTCCAGAGTCTGGCGGTTGCTTCTCCAATTAGAGAAGGCTCTCTTTTCTGTTGCCATTCCACACTACCTGTAATATAATCAAgagttgtctttaaaaaaatataaacaagaaaagctttctgaaacaaGACTTCCCCAGGAAACCAGTGCTGGTCCTTTTCTGGTCCAGCCAGTTCTGCCCCAGCTCGCGTGCAAGGCTTTCGCAGTGCTGGTCATTAAGTAAGGCGTTTGAATCTAGACTCGGACACCTAAGCGTAGAGGTCTGCACATGGGCCGAGTGTCTAACACCCCTTTCAACCAATACAGTCCATCCAAAGCAAGCGAAAGGGAGTAGGGAAAGTTTCAGACTAATGCAGACACAGAAACAAGCTAAAAGCAGCATCCCACCTCAACCGTTCCACAGTGTGGCAATGAGCAGAAGGCTTCCTACGGGAAGGGAAGCACGAATGTCCTCCTGTACTGTGAATTCAGGTGAAGGTATTTGGCCAGGATTACAGCAGGAAGTAAGAGACATACAAAGCTGTTGATTCATAGAAATTTGGAAATGCAGATGGggaatgaattttacttttttatttctaaaaatgggaggaggagagaaggaggagagaaagaaaacattaccTTGCTACTTGAGAAAAAGCCaggaaatacacagaagaaagatgaattatgtattcagagaaatgaaagctctgtaaaaaataaattaaatcctcATTCTCCCCTTTTCAGAGATGATTCTGCCAGTGGTGTTCCTGTGtcttgcagctgtgctgcctccATCCACTGGAGAGGTAGGATCCACACTTTGTACTCAGGAAATCTGGATGGGACCCGAGGCACTCGTGGTCTGACTGAATATGGCTTTTCCTCTGCACACTGATCATATACAGAAAGAGTCTGATTACATTATCTAGGCTCTGGAAAGCATTTATCCTTGAagtctgtttattttcaaagcagtaaacTGGTTCCACACCTGCACACTAAACCATCTATAGGCTTACTGTTACTTATGAGTTGGGTCAGAGATACCTATATTTTCCAGAAGCTCCCATACACAGATCCAGTAATCGGGATCTCCCAGAGATCCAACCCTCTTCCTGTTAATTCCCCACACTTTTACAGGCAGCAGTTATCTAACTCTCTCCCTTTCTTGTCCTACAGGTCCTGAGCTGTGTACCTCTCCCTTTGCTCATAGTCCCATCCTCTTAATGTGTATCACTGATTTCCCTCAAACAGCTAAACAACCTAACATACTCAAGAGTGGTTCCTCCCAACCCATACTTAATCTGAAATTTGAAGTTGGCTACTTCTGCTTTAGAAACACTAATGTTACTGAAGGCTTGACTACATTTCCCTCTAATTCTTCAActtctgctctccatgctgcagtCTAGACTAGTGAGAAGGGTTGTAAAGAGGAGGCTGAGTTCTTCACATggctattttttaattagaaaacacatgaaaaatttGAGAAATGCTATCAGTTATGGCAGGAGTGGAAGAAAATCTATGGCATGAAAAACATAGGCACACTTTTTTGTTCAGTGGGACGTCCTGATGAAGTACCACAAGAGGTCTGTGCCAATCCTGGGATTAAGCGACAGGCTCCTTCAGTAAAAAAACATTGACAGGcatgtttaaaatactgaagaaggGGAACACTTCATAAACACATTCATGTCTTCAGCTGATTTTTAGATCCTATTTCTTCAAAACCTCATGAAGGAAATTATAATAATAGTAAACTCAGTCTGATTCAGTTACCTAAATTTAAGAGTCTACAGGCACATGAGATGTTCCAGGATATCTCAGCCATGAACAGAGGGTTGGCAGATATGATGCAGGAACCAGGGTTATTACTGCTAAGCTTTATGCTGTGGAACCACTTAAAGTGCTACTCCACATGGAAGCACCCCTAGAGACACTTAGGAGACAAAGGGTATCACAGTACCTTCTCCATTAAAAGGGTCATCTCCTTAGCTGATACTAGTATTTTGGTATTTTAGTATTTCCTAGGCAGAATTCAGGATTTTGttacattcaaataaaaaagaaatataacatGTTCTTTCAATTTAGGCACCTGAAGGTTTCAATGCTCTGTCAACTAGCAGAGCTGGTCAGCAGAAGCTGATTGTTGACATGCATAATACCCTCAGGAGAGGAGTAAAACCATCGGCCAGCAACATGTTGAGGATGGTAAGTTGCATGTTGTAAATCTATTTGCAATGAGTAATGGACCCTATGAGAGATACAGGACGGTATGCAAGgtcatattattttatttagccAAAAATTCACCCTCCAGACCTTTCCTAAGGATTGAGCATGGCCAGCACCAAGAAGAACATAAAGCTGGGCAGGTGGAAGAATAAGTCTGGAAAATTTTGTGGTGTATGAACAATAACATCTTcttcttttggaggaaaaaagaaaaggaaaaggaggagccACGGCAttgttcatttctttctgatGCATTCTTCATCAGACTTCACAGTTTCTGTTCTTCTCCTGGGTGAATAGTAACTTTGTTCCTACTccccctaccccccaaaaaaggggggaaaaaggattttgtatgtgattttttctgatttgaagtgtaatttccaaatgtttttccttcatgaGGGGTTATTAATTGATATGTGTCTGAATgactaatattttcttctttcattaagGAATGGTGTCCTCCAGCTGCACAGAATGCCCAAAAATGGGCCAATAAATGCACTTTAAGTCACAGTCCTAATAACATGAGGAGAACCAGTAAGTGAAGCATGAGTGCTAACTGAATAATGTCATACATGTTATTGATGTGAccagtttggtttttgtttgggtttgggctttttttgagATGCCATTTATATTCTATGTGATTTTGTTGGTGCATGCGACAAAGTCAGAATTCTAGATATGAACCTGTCCAGTAAGTGAGAAAAGCTCAATCCCATTCTCATCCCAATTGGAGCAGTTTTACATAGGTATATCCCATTTTCTCCAGTAGGTGAAAAAAATCATAGTGAGAAAGCATATTCTCTCAAAACATCCATCAGAAAGAAGAGAATCTAGGCCCAGTTTACTGCAGAAACCAGCTGGCATGTGCTGGATGAAACTGTCTGGGGAGGAAGAGGCAAAGGGTGAAGGTGCAAAACTGGCTGGTGGTGCTAAGCATAATTTCTAGGATAAGACTCATAGTTTTTAAATCCCCTGGCACCTTGCAAGCTATAACTATCTTGGAGGCTCATATAAATGCTTCAGTCATTGGACATTGAAGTTACAGCTATACTATGTTAACAGTAGCCATGATCAGTGCCCAATATGGTGTTGAATGACTTCTGTCCATACTGTACGTAAGATATGGACTGTCCTTCAGGCCCCATAGTTTTTGCCTAAAAACCAAATCTTCTGGTTCTTGCTAAGGTGAATTCCAGATGAGAACTAATGCATACACAGTAGGGTTGGACCTGAATAAAAACAGTAGGTGAAAACAGTGTAGACACCTTCTTGTGTACCAGAAGTAAACTTTGAATTATTGGGATTTTCCCAAGATTACTGAGCAGGCACCTGAATAATGACTAGGTTGCTAACTTTCAAATAGCAAAATCACAGTCATGGATCTGTGGCGCACATGTGCAGGTGTATCTACAGACATGCAGAAGGTCTGTCAACAACCAAACTACCAGCCAAACAGGCTGGCCATGCTGTAAGCTGGTCAAGTGACAACTTCAGTATTGACAAAGGGTGGTGtcactgaactggaaaaaaaaccaccctgctgTTCCATCTGGCATGAGAACTTCCATGGAAATCATGTCaccttttgctgtctttttctcaCACATATCTTTTATGCATTTCTCAGtacctttctcttttcagctgtACAATGTGGTGAAAATCTCTTCATGGCATCCGCCCCTTTCTCATGGTCAGATGTTATTCGGGCCTGGTATAATGaggagaaagatttcaaataCGGAACTGGAGCAAAAAGACCAGGTGCTGTGATTGGCCATTACACTCAGGTAGATgcaactttttaatatttcaggctgaataaataaatatctatatGTTAGCTACGCAACGTTTACCCTCTTATTATCTTTAAAGGGAATAAGTACAATGGAGACATGAGTGTTATT
The Mycteria americana isolate JAX WOST 10 ecotype Jacksonville Zoo and Gardens chromosome 3, USCA_MyAme_1.0, whole genome shotgun sequence genome window above contains:
- the LOC142407954 gene encoding cysteine-rich venom protein TEL1-like, which codes for MCCSIWSLFEFYNTCDAESPCPIRKQKSYKSPSGEELWSPPQPAEEGRKKLLIFLETKEMILPVVFLCLAAVLPPSTGEAPEGFNALSTSRAGQQKLIVDMHNTLRRGVKPSASNMLRMEWCPPAAQNAQKWANKCTLSHSPNNMRRTTVQCGENLFMASAPFSWSDVIRAWYNEEKDFKYGTGAKRPGAVIGHYTQVVWYNSYQIGCAVAFCPNSRYKYFYVCQYCPMGNIRHSIRTPYKKGKPCGDCPNACENGLCTKL